The Nitratidesulfovibrio sp. SRB-5 genome includes a window with the following:
- a CDS encoding Fur family transcriptional regulator: MKQAIDVFHEYIARNGLKVTPQRMLIVEVFMSAGGHLTTEELYERVKATDPSVGQATVYRTMKLLCDSGLAKEVHFGDGVARYEQKYGSKHHDHLICEACGENIEVLDDEIERLQEDLARRHGYVLTSHRMYLFGVCGKCRSDGKRRPARED; this comes from the coding sequence ATGAAGCAAGCCATAGACGTGTTTCACGAGTACATCGCCCGCAACGGCCTGAAGGTCACGCCGCAGCGCATGCTCATCGTAGAGGTGTTCATGAGCGCAGGCGGACACCTGACCACCGAGGAACTGTACGAACGGGTAAAGGCCACGGATCCTTCCGTGGGGCAGGCCACGGTGTACCGCACCATGAAGCTGCTGTGCGATTCCGGCCTGGCCAAGGAAGTGCACTTCGGCGACGGGGTGGCCCGCTACGAGCAGAAGTATGGCAGCAAGCACCACGACCACCTCATCTGCGAAGCCTGCGGAGAGAACATCGAGGTTCTGGACGACGAGATAGAGCGGTTGCAGGAGGATCTGGCGCGTCGCCACGGCTACGTGCTGACCTCGCACCGCATGTACCTGTTCGGGGTGTGCGGCAAGTGCCGCTCGGACGGCAAGCGCCGCCCCGCCCGCGAAGACTGA
- a CDS encoding YeiH family protein: protein MSDADASNIVIDKGQSKLSDLWTKEDYWAIWLGLAIIVAAIFLFLVNPPADYRQKIDKANAVMAAEAQRAPFKTIAWYKAQDDKSRIRARDSAMGKAIAGIMKTPQGWVSNPMDSLVLSKADADAKAAANADKAASSKAAAESAMAAAVAAEKAAGDAAFADASLNADAQAKIAQWRAAAAKAKSAADKAKSSPFNLMTSLPLIMVAASLLFAIGMKAMGRDVPRFLLGFVGVFAVACLAFMMGQQSTMKYWGVGAEAWAIIIGMVIANTVGTPRWIHPALQVEFFIKTGLVLLGAEVLFDKIVAIGVPGIFMTWVGTPIVLIGTYIFGQRVLRLHSKTLNMVICADMSVCGTSAAIATAAACRAKKEELTLAIGLSLVFTAIMMIAMPAFIKAVDMPQVLAGAWMGGTIDATGAVAAAGAFLGETALHVAATIKMIQNVLIGVVAFGVAVYWCTRVECSAGKTASVADIWHRFPKFVLGFLGVSIMFSIISGSLGPDMGQALLDQGAIRGLTSPARNWFFCLAFAAIGLETNFRELAHYLQGGKALALYVVGQTFNLVMALTLAYIMFYVLFPEITAKI, encoded by the coding sequence ATGTCAGACGCCGATGCATCAAACATTGTCATCGACAAGGGGCAGTCGAAACTATCCGACCTGTGGACCAAGGAAGACTACTGGGCCATTTGGCTCGGGCTCGCGATCATCGTCGCGGCCATTTTCCTTTTCCTCGTCAACCCGCCTGCCGATTACCGGCAGAAGATCGACAAGGCCAACGCCGTCATGGCGGCCGAGGCGCAACGCGCCCCGTTCAAGACCATTGCCTGGTACAAGGCGCAGGACGACAAGTCGCGCATCAGGGCGCGCGATAGCGCCATGGGCAAGGCCATTGCGGGCATCATGAAGACGCCGCAAGGGTGGGTGTCCAACCCGATGGATTCGCTTGTGCTCAGCAAGGCGGACGCCGATGCCAAGGCTGCCGCCAACGCGGACAAGGCCGCATCAAGCAAGGCCGCGGCGGAGAGCGCCATGGCTGCCGCAGTGGCCGCCGAAAAGGCGGCGGGCGATGCCGCCTTTGCAGACGCAAGCCTGAACGCCGACGCCCAGGCCAAGATCGCGCAGTGGCGCGCGGCGGCCGCCAAGGCCAAGTCGGCGGCGGACAAGGCCAAGTCCAGCCCGTTCAACCTCATGACCTCGCTTCCGCTGATCATGGTCGCCGCGAGCCTGCTGTTCGCCATCGGCATGAAGGCCATGGGCCGTGACGTGCCGCGCTTCCTGCTCGGCTTCGTCGGGGTGTTCGCGGTGGCGTGCCTGGCCTTCATGATGGGCCAACAGTCCACCATGAAGTACTGGGGTGTCGGTGCGGAAGCATGGGCCATCATCATCGGCATGGTCATAGCCAACACCGTGGGTACGCCACGTTGGATACACCCGGCGTTGCAGGTGGAATTCTTCATCAAGACCGGCCTCGTGCTGCTGGGTGCCGAGGTGCTGTTCGACAAGATCGTGGCCATCGGCGTGCCCGGCATCTTCATGACCTGGGTGGGTACGCCCATCGTGCTCATCGGCACCTACATCTTCGGTCAGCGGGTACTGCGCCTGCACTCCAAGACCCTGAACATGGTCATCTGCGCCGACATGTCGGTATGCGGCACTTCTGCCGCCATCGCCACCGCCGCCGCGTGCCGGGCCAAGAAAGAGGAGCTGACCCTGGCCATCGGCCTTTCGCTGGTGTTCACGGCCATCATGATGATTGCCATGCCCGCCTTCATCAAGGCGGTGGACATGCCCCAGGTGCTGGCCGGGGCCTGGATGGGCGGCACCATCGACGCCACTGGCGCGGTGGCTGCGGCGGGTGCCTTTCTGGGTGAAACGGCGCTGCACGTGGCCGCCACCATCAAGATGATCCAGAACGTGCTCATCGGGGTGGTGGCCTTCGGCGTGGCCGTGTACTGGTGCACCCGCGTGGAATGCAGCGCGGGCAAGACCGCCAGCGTGGCCGACATCTGGCACCGTTTCCCCAAGTTCGTGCTGGGCTTCCTCGGGGTGTCCATCATGTTCTCGATCATCAGCGGCAGCCTTGGCCCGGACATGGGGCAGGCCCTGCTGGACCAGGGCGCCATACGCGGCCTTACCTCGCCCGCGCGCAACTGGTTCTTCTGCCTGGCCTTCGCGGCCATCGGCCTGGAAACCAACTTCCGCGAGCTTGCCCACTACCTGCAGGGCGGCAAGGCGCTGGCGCTGTACGTGGTCGGCCAGACGTTCAACCTGGTCATGGCGCTGACGCTGGCGTACATCATGTTCTACGTGCTGTTCCCCGAAATCACGGCCAAGATCTAG
- a CDS encoding DUF3365 domain-containing protein has translation MHIPKPHTLQHKFLAGLAVVVVCLGGVFASALYVHLRDVLEEEVQAKAELVFAQVDAIQGFVRDVLRPRVMEEHPGDFIIEAMSSSFISRLVMDRMRGTGTGHTYRRVAISARNPAYEATPRERELIQYFRVNPDVPLWTGYDIVNGQEYYAIARPVVFTEPCMACHGRPVDAPPELVDMYGARGFGQAMNMAAGLDYVAVPVSASVEGLRQSITIFFMSLVGCALIFFSSASVVFRVLVVRNLRRLTGVFRRTLAQGAECGAGFCGADGSAALIERLEQGDEIDELVDGFEQVAHHLADARIQLQSYAANLRQMVDERTAELSREADERRSDVALFVRLFEEMRTLRTREGLWHCALPQICRRFGARRIAYVCTLVSHNFYAWPEPDRRPDLPRSLVAALTGGQVVGHGASLFVPVEAQAGAAEGLLCLEWDDADDAARQNLDVLAALGRQLGTVAENLSALDRLVRHMDVLQSVFEGIRDPLALVDGSGSVIIANEGARRLSLELSGGAVPSGDLLAALRGGDGGAPGGNSGGVRAIGAYAGGGDTHGAAGTGHAGVGIPAPAQGAESREVTLPGGRSFMVNLYPLARAADEPGRAAVYVRETTLEKRMFAQVSQSEKMVTVGKLAAGLAHEINNPLGVILCYAELLRRNTGDAQQQADLDVILRHTRQAQRVLRDLLNFARPKAAGAAPSDIARVARSVAEVFGVQAAKKFASVMAEAEPDLPPVTAGEQALEQIFSNLVLNALDALPASGEGRVRIRVRRGENPGEVVATVADSGTGVPEHLRKDVFDPFFTTKEMGTGLGLAVVYGLVVDAGGSVTAGDSAELGGAEFTVRLPVVGAVCPTPPVVPMPSAGAVPQSLPISAPAPSGPAPDSGSGPAAGEPANSDAPIREE, from the coding sequence ATGCACATTCCCAAGCCGCACACGCTCCAGCACAAGTTCCTCGCCGGGCTGGCCGTCGTGGTGGTCTGCCTTGGCGGGGTGTTCGCCTCGGCCCTGTACGTGCACCTGCGCGACGTGCTCGAAGAAGAGGTGCAGGCCAAGGCCGAACTGGTCTTCGCCCAGGTGGACGCCATCCAGGGTTTCGTGCGGGACGTCCTGCGTCCGCGCGTGATGGAGGAGCACCCCGGCGACTTCATCATAGAGGCCATGTCCTCGTCGTTCATCTCGCGTCTGGTCATGGACCGCATGCGCGGCACGGGCACCGGGCATACCTACCGCCGGGTGGCCATCTCCGCCCGCAACCCAGCCTACGAAGCCACTCCCCGAGAGCGGGAGCTGATCCAGTACTTTCGCGTCAATCCGGACGTTCCGCTGTGGACCGGCTACGACATCGTGAACGGGCAGGAATACTACGCCATTGCCCGGCCCGTGGTGTTCACCGAGCCGTGCATGGCCTGCCATGGCCGACCCGTGGACGCCCCGCCGGAACTGGTGGACATGTACGGTGCGCGCGGCTTCGGCCAGGCCATGAACATGGCCGCCGGGCTGGACTACGTGGCGGTGCCCGTTTCCGCGTCGGTGGAGGGGTTGCGCCAGTCCATCACCATCTTCTTCATGTCGCTGGTGGGGTGTGCCCTGATATTCTTCTCGTCGGCCAGCGTGGTGTTCCGCGTGCTGGTGGTGCGCAACCTGCGCCGTCTGACCGGGGTATTCCGGCGCACCCTGGCGCAGGGGGCCGAATGCGGCGCCGGGTTCTGCGGGGCGGATGGCAGCGCCGCGCTCATCGAAAGGCTGGAGCAGGGCGACGAGATCGACGAACTGGTGGACGGCTTCGAGCAGGTGGCCCACCACCTGGCCGACGCCCGGATCCAGTTGCAGAGTTATGCCGCCAACCTGCGCCAGATGGTGGACGAGCGCACCGCCGAACTCTCGCGCGAGGCGGATGAACGCCGCAGCGACGTTGCCCTGTTCGTGCGCCTGTTCGAGGAGATGCGTACCCTGCGCACCCGCGAGGGCCTGTGGCATTGCGCCCTGCCGCAGATCTGCCGCCGCTTCGGCGCGCGGCGCATCGCCTACGTGTGCACCCTGGTCTCGCACAATTTCTACGCATGGCCAGAGCCCGACCGGCGTCCCGATCTGCCCCGGTCCCTGGTCGCCGCACTGACCGGCGGGCAGGTGGTGGGGCATGGCGCCTCGCTGTTCGTGCCGGTGGAAGCCCAGGCCGGTGCGGCGGAAGGCTTGCTGTGCCTGGAATGGGACGACGCCGACGACGCCGCGCGCCAGAACCTGGACGTGCTGGCCGCGCTGGGACGGCAGCTTGGCACCGTTGCCGAAAACCTTTCGGCCCTGGACCGGCTGGTGCGCCACATGGACGTGCTGCAATCGGTGTTCGAGGGCATCCGCGATCCGCTGGCCCTGGTGGACGGCTCCGGTTCGGTGATCATCGCCAACGAGGGCGCGCGGCGCCTGTCGCTGGAGCTTTCCGGCGGGGCCGTCCCCTCCGGTGACCTGCTGGCCGCCCTGCGTGGTGGTGACGGCGGCGCCCCGGGCGGCAATTCCGGCGGCGTTCGGGCCATCGGCGCGTACGCTGGAGGCGGCGATACCCATGGCGCGGCGGGCACGGGACACGCGGGGGTGGGCATTCCCGCACCGGCGCAAGGGGCGGAATCGCGCGAGGTGACGCTGCCCGGCGGGCGATCATTCATGGTCAACCTGTACCCGCTGGCGCGCGCGGCCGACGAGCCGGGTCGCGCTGCGGTCTACGTGCGCGAGACAACGCTGGAAAAGCGCATGTTCGCGCAGGTCAGCCAGAGCGAAAAGATGGTCACCGTGGGCAAACTGGCCGCAGGGCTCGCCCACGAGATCAACAATCCGCTGGGGGTCATCCTGTGCTACGCCGAGCTGCTGCGCCGCAATACCGGCGATGCCCAGCAGCAGGCCGACCTGGACGTGATCCTGCGGCACACCCGCCAGGCACAGCGCGTGCTGCGCGACCTGCTGAACTTCGCCCGGCCCAAGGCCGCCGGGGCCGCGCCTTCGGACATCGCCCGCGTGGCGCGGTCGGTGGCGGAGGTCTTCGGGGTGCAGGCGGCCAAGAAGTTCGCCTCTGTCATGGCGGAGGCGGAGCCGGACCTGCCCCCGGTGACGGCGGGCGAGCAGGCCCTGGAGCAGATTTTCAGCAATCTCGTGCTCAATGCGCTGGACGCGCTGCCCGCATCGGGCGAGGGCAGGGTGCGCATCCGGGTGCGACGGGGAGAAAACCCCGGCGAGGTGGTGGCCACAGTGGCCGATTCCGGCACCGGCGTTCCCGAACATCTGCGCAAGGATGTGTTCGATCCGTTCTTCACCACCAAGGAAATGGGCACGGGCCTCGGCCTTGCCGTGGTCTACGGCCTGGTGGTGGACGCGGGCGGCAGCGTGACTGCGGGCGACAGCGCGGAACTTGGTGGGGCGGAATTCACGGTGCGCCTGCCGGTGGTGGGGGCCGTATGCCCCACGCCGCCCGTCGTCCCCATGCCGTCCGCAGGCGCCGTGCCGCAGTCCCTGCCCATTTCGGCCCCTGCGCCGTCCGGTCCCGCGCCCGACTCCGGATCCGGCCCGGCTGCCGGTGAACCGGCGAACAGTGACGCCCCAATCCGGGAGGAATGA
- a CDS encoding sigma-54-dependent transcriptional regulator, protein MPHRPHVLIVDDEPDFARGLSRLAAELFPEVVVSQAFSGAEALDCLRAQRVDVLLTDLRMPGMTGLQLLTMALEQDQDLSVVVLTAHGSIETAVEALRAGAYDFVAKPVEPDQLARVLGKGLERSRLLAENRRLRDVVSLGTGRDELVGLGQAMQTLRRTIATVAQSDYTVLVRGESGTGKEMVARTIHRQSQRASMPFLAVNCPAIPEHLLESELFGHVRGAFTGAERDRKGLFAMADDGTVHLDEIGDISQAIQTKLLRFLQEGEIRPVGSGRTENVDVRVVASTNQDLEARMASREFREDLFYRLNVVTIRVPPLRERVEDIPLLVVTFLRNACDELGLPQKTVTPDVLDYLAGRDWPGNVRELQNVVRRLTLFSGGDVLGMDTVRHVAAGGHGRTGDWLRTRQGGFAGAAGSGIADGGVAAAPMPGQTGGPEAAGGIVPSGAAGAGGAGASGGAGGSAGSAGAGGAGATVPAGGGVVPYKEAKARVTDRFTQSYLRDLLAQTGGNVSEAARLSGLSRVAIQKMVARLGMDVGEFRG, encoded by the coding sequence ATGCCCCACCGACCGCACGTGCTCATCGTGGACGACGAACCGGATTTTGCCCGGGGGCTTTCGCGGCTGGCTGCGGAACTGTTTCCCGAGGTAGTTGTTTCGCAGGCGTTTTCCGGCGCGGAGGCACTGGACTGCCTGCGTGCGCAACGGGTGGACGTTCTGCTCACCGACCTGCGCATGCCGGGCATGACCGGTCTGCAACTGTTGACCATGGCGCTGGAGCAGGACCAGGACCTGAGCGTGGTGGTGCTGACCGCGCACGGCTCCATCGAAACGGCGGTGGAGGCGTTGCGCGCCGGGGCCTACGATTTCGTGGCCAAGCCCGTGGAGCCGGACCAGTTGGCCCGCGTGCTGGGCAAGGGGCTGGAGCGCAGCCGGCTGCTGGCGGAAAACCGCCGCCTGCGCGACGTGGTTTCGCTGGGCACCGGTCGCGACGAACTGGTGGGCCTGGGGCAGGCCATGCAGACCCTGCGCCGCACCATCGCCACCGTGGCCCAGTCGGACTATACGGTGCTGGTGCGGGGCGAATCGGGCACCGGCAAGGAAATGGTGGCCCGCACCATCCATCGACAAAGTCAGCGCGCCTCCATGCCCTTTCTGGCCGTGAACTGCCCGGCCATTCCGGAACACCTGCTGGAAAGCGAACTGTTCGGCCATGTGCGCGGGGCCTTCACCGGGGCGGAGCGCGACCGCAAGGGGCTGTTCGCCATGGCGGACGATGGCACCGTGCATCTGGACGAAATAGGCGACATCTCGCAGGCCATCCAGACCAAGCTGCTGCGCTTTCTGCAAGAGGGCGAAATACGGCCCGTGGGTTCCGGGCGTACGGAAAACGTGGATGTGCGGGTGGTGGCCTCCACCAATCAGGATCTGGAGGCGCGCATGGCCTCGCGGGAATTCCGCGAGGATCTGTTCTACCGGCTCAACGTGGTCACCATCCGGGTGCCTCCCCTGCGCGAACGGGTGGAGGACATCCCCCTGCTGGTGGTCACCTTCCTGCGCAATGCCTGCGACGAACTGGGCCTGCCCCAGAAGACCGTGACGCCCGACGTGCTCGACTACCTGGCCGGGCGTGATTGGCCGGGCAACGTGCGCGAACTGCAAAACGTGGTGCGCAGGCTGACCCTGTTCAGCGGCGGCGATGTGCTGGGCATGGATACGGTGCGCCACGTGGCGGCGGGCGGGCATGGCCGCACGGGCGACTGGCTGCGTACCCGGCAGGGGGGATTTGCAGGCGCTGCCGGTTCAGGCATCGCTGATGGCGGCGTTGCCGCCGCGCCAATGCCCGGCCAGACGGGCGGCCCGGAGGCCGCCGGGGGCATCGTGCCCAGTGGGGCAGCCGGAGCTGGCGGAGCAGGCGCGTCAGGCGGGGCAGGCGGATCAGCCGGATCAGCCGGAGCTGGCGGAGCAGGCGCCACAGTCCCGGCAGGGGGCGGCGTGGTGCCGTACAAGGAGGCCAAGGCCCGCGTCACCGACCGGTTCACCCAGAGCTACCTGCGCGACCTGCTGGCCCAGACCGGGGGCAACGTGTCCGAGGCGGCGCGGCTGTCCGGCCTGTCGCGGGTGGCCATCCAGAAGATGGTGGCGCGGCTGGGGATGGATGTAGGCGAGTTCCGGGGCTAG
- a CDS encoding DMT family transporter: protein MHASPRNEGLGGGTRGVLLALAATVIWSGNFIVARALADSMPPVSVSFARWLVATCVLLPFGLGPLRREWPVVRAHLVYFCVTGFVGVSVFNTFIYVAGRTTAALNMALIATSSPIFIILFSRVFLGEAVTVRRLAGLATAVTGIVVLVTRGDLARLSTLTFTSGDLWMVAASMLFAGYSVLVRKRPAGVGQTTFLMATFIPGLLGVLPMLAWELSTGPMPVFTPQAVIGVLYIGLGASLIAYRCWNLAIAAIGPSRAALIYYSLPAFSGLEALLLLGEPVTPAHFVSGALILGGILVATRE, encoded by the coding sequence ATGCACGCATCCCCCCGCAACGAGGGCCTTGGCGGCGGCACGCGCGGCGTCCTTCTGGCGCTGGCGGCCACCGTCATCTGGTCCGGCAATTTCATCGTGGCGCGCGCGCTGGCCGACAGCATGCCGCCGGTATCCGTCTCGTTCGCGCGGTGGCTGGTGGCCACCTGCGTCCTGCTGCCTTTCGGCCTTGGCCCGTTGCGCCGCGAATGGCCGGTGGTGCGCGCCCATCTGGTCTATTTCTGCGTGACCGGCTTCGTGGGCGTTTCGGTGTTCAACACCTTCATCTACGTGGCCGGGCGCACCACCGCCGCGCTGAACATGGCGCTCATCGCCACGTCATCGCCCATCTTCATCATCCTGTTTTCACGGGTATTCCTGGGCGAGGCGGTGACCGTTCGCCGCCTGGCGGGCCTGGCCACGGCGGTGACCGGCATCGTGGTGCTGGTGACGCGGGGCGACCTTGCGCGCCTTTCCACGCTCACCTTCACCAGCGGCGACCTGTGGATGGTGGCCGCCTCCATGCTGTTCGCGGGGTATTCGGTGCTGGTGCGCAAGCGTCCGGCGGGCGTGGGGCAGACCACGTTCCTCATGGCCACCTTCATTCCCGGGCTGCTGGGCGTCCTGCCCATGCTGGCGTGGGAGCTTTCCACCGGGCCCATGCCCGTGTTCACGCCGCAGGCAGTGATCGGGGTGCTGTACATCGGGCTGGGGGCGTCGCTCATCGCCTACCGCTGCTGGAACCTGGCCATCGCGGCCATCGGCCCCAGCCGCGCGGCGCTGATCTACTATTCCCTGCCTGCGTTCAGCGGGCTGGAGGCGCTGCTGCTGCTGGGCGAACCGGTGACGCCCGCCCACTTCGTGAGCGGCGCGCTGATCCTGGGCGGCATTCTGGTGGCCACGCGGGAATGA
- the glp gene encoding gephyrin-like molybdotransferase Glp — MTGFFNVLSVEAFTELLRAFPPLAAETAELHHADGRVLAADVIAAEDLPLTDRAGMDGYAVRAADLFGATETSPAYLECDGRVDIEHPATFAVAPGRCAAIVTGGVMPEGTDAVIMVEHTHELGAGTIEMRRAVAPGENVMLRGEDAMAGTPALTAGTRLRPQEVGMLAAVGATTVRVRRAPRVVVISTGDELVPPEATPRPGQVRDVNSHTLAALVRRAGCEARCLGIVPDELDALEAALREGLRDADVVLLSGGSSVGVRDLTVAALSRIEGAELLAHGVAISPGKPTILARVRAEDGGGCRAVWGLPGQVTSAQVVMFVLGVPFLHHLSGRTDAFDRSLWPARRVRLARNVASRQGREDWVRVRIEAEGGSGDAASPSVATPSVASPSAVPLLGKSGLLHTLTGAHALVRIPERAEGLVAGSEHDAYLI; from the coding sequence ATGACCGGATTCTTCAACGTTCTCTCGGTGGAGGCGTTCACCGAGCTTTTGCGCGCCTTTCCGCCGCTGGCGGCGGAAACGGCGGAACTGCACCACGCCGATGGCCGGGTGCTGGCGGCGGACGTCATTGCCGCCGAAGACCTGCCCCTTACCGATCGCGCGGGCATGGACGGCTACGCCGTGCGCGCCGCCGACCTGTTCGGCGCCACGGAAACAAGCCCCGCCTACCTCGAATGCGACGGCAGGGTGGACATAGAGCACCCCGCCACCTTCGCCGTTGCGCCGGGCCGCTGCGCCGCCATAGTCACCGGCGGGGTCATGCCCGAAGGCACCGACGCGGTTATCATGGTGGAACATACCCACGAACTGGGCGCGGGCACCATCGAAATGCGCCGTGCCGTGGCCCCCGGCGAAAACGTGATGCTGCGCGGCGAGGACGCCATGGCGGGCACGCCCGCATTGACGGCGGGCACCCGGCTGCGCCCGCAGGAAGTGGGCATGCTGGCCGCCGTGGGCGCCACCACGGTGCGCGTGCGCCGCGCCCCGCGCGTGGTCGTCATTTCCACCGGCGACGAACTGGTGCCCCCGGAGGCCACGCCCCGGCCCGGCCAGGTACGCGACGTGAACAGCCACACCCTGGCCGCGCTGGTGCGCCGGGCCGGGTGTGAGGCGCGCTGTCTCGGCATCGTGCCCGACGAACTGGACGCGCTGGAAGCGGCCCTGCGCGAGGGACTGCGTGACGCCGACGTGGTGTTGCTGTCCGGCGGCAGTTCGGTGGGGGTGCGCGACCTGACCGTGGCCGCGCTGTCGCGCATCGAAGGGGCGGAACTGCTGGCCCACGGCGTGGCCATCAGCCCCGGCAAGCCGACCATCCTTGCGCGTGTACGTGCGGAGGACGGCGGCGGCTGCCGCGCGGTGTGGGGCCTGCCGGGGCAGGTAACCTCCGCCCAGGTGGTCATGTTCGTGCTGGGGGTGCCCTTCCTGCACCATCTTTCCGGCAGGACCGACGCCTTCGACCGGTCGCTGTGGCCCGCGCGCCGGGTGCGCCTGGCGCGCAACGTGGCCTCGCGGCAGGGGCGCGAGGACTGGGTGCGGGTGCGCATCGAGGCCGAAGGGGGCAGCGGCGATGCCGCATCGCCATCGGTCGCGACGCCATCGGTCGCGTCACCGTCCGCAGTACCGCTGCTGGGCAAGTCCGGCCTGCTGCACACGCTTACCGGGGCGCACGCGCTGGTGCGCATCCCGGAGCGGGCGGAAGGACTTGTGGCGGGCAGCGAGCACGACGCCTATCTCATCTGA
- a CDS encoding YmdB family metallophosphoesterase: MRILFFGDIVGKPGRQALKEQLPALRREHAADVVIANGENASGGIGLTAETLRELLGMGIDILTTGNHVWKHRDLYGALDKEPRLLRPANYPAGAPGRGLGVYDLPGGHRLAVLNLCGTTYMDPLDCPFRTAETLLARLEAEEGHPLVRLVDFHAEATSEKKALGWFLDGRVSAVIGTHTHVQTADAMLLPGGTAYLTDAGMCGVEASVLGMDHKVIVDRFLTRLPQRFRPATGRGSLNGVLLDVDEGIGRARSIRALRVACPAAEAFDTDNAASQATDA; this comes from the coding sequence ATGCGCATTCTTTTCTTTGGCGACATCGTGGGCAAGCCGGGCAGGCAGGCCCTGAAGGAACAGCTGCCTGCCCTGCGGCGCGAGCACGCCGCCGACGTGGTCATCGCCAATGGCGAAAACGCCTCCGGCGGCATCGGCCTGACGGCGGAAACCCTGCGCGAGCTGCTGGGCATGGGCATCGACATCCTGACCACCGGCAACCACGTCTGGAAGCACCGCGACCTGTACGGCGCGCTGGACAAGGAGCCGCGCCTGCTGCGCCCCGCCAACTACCCGGCGGGCGCGCCGGGGCGGGGCCTTGGCGTGTACGACCTGCCCGGTGGCCACCGCCTTGCCGTGCTGAACCTGTGCGGCACCACCTACATGGACCCGCTGGACTGCCCCTTCCGCACGGCGGAAACCCTGCTGGCCCGGCTGGAGGCGGAAGAGGGGCACCCCCTCGTGCGCCTGGTGGATTTCCACGCCGAGGCCACCAGCGAAAAGAAGGCCCTTGGCTGGTTTCTGGATGGCCGGGTCAGCGCGGTCATCGGCACGCACACCCACGTGCAGACCGCCGATGCCATGTTGTTGCCCGGCGGTACCGCCTACCTGACCGACGCGGGCATGTGCGGGGTGGAGGCGTCGGTGCTGGGCATGGACCACAAGGTCATCGTCGACCGCTTTCTGACCCGGCTGCCGCAGCGCTTTCGCCCGGCCACGGGGCGCGGTTCGCTGAACGGCGTACTGCTGGACGTGGACGAAGGGATCGGCAGGGCGCGGTCCATCCGCGCGTTGCGCGTGGCCTGCCCGGCGGCAGAGGCATTCGATACGGACAACGCCGCGTCGCAGGCCACGGACGCCTGA
- the tyrS gene encoding tyrosine--tRNA ligase — protein MIDIDTQLERIKRGMAELIDEAELRKKIARGAPLRIKAGFDPTAPDLHLGHTVLIHKLRHFQELGHTVIFLIGDFTGQIGDPSGRSDTRPPLTPEQILENAETYKKQVFKILDPEKTEVDFNSRWMNAFSAADFVRLASRYTVARMLERDDFEKRYRDGRPIAIHEFLYPLVQGYDSVALRADVELGGTDQKFNLLVGRTLQSQYGQEPQCILTVPLLEGLDGVKKMSKSLGNYVGIDEPPSDMFGKIMSVSDDLMWRYYELVSARSLDDIADMKRRVQAGEAHPKAVKEDLAFEITARYHGDDKAAEARQGFNAVFAGGGVPDDAPEHSCPQGEDSTPPVFLEAAGLVKSRGEAKRLIKEGALSVDGVRCDDAMAPLAPGSYVVKLGKKRFLRLTVTG, from the coding sequence ATGATCGACATCGACACCCAGTTGGAACGCATCAAGCGCGGCATGGCCGAACTCATCGACGAGGCCGAACTGCGCAAGAAGATTGCGCGCGGCGCGCCGCTGCGCATCAAGGCGGGCTTCGACCCCACCGCGCCGGACCTGCACCTGGGCCACACGGTGCTCATCCACAAGCTGCGCCATTTTCAGGAGCTTGGCCACACCGTCATCTTCCTGATCGGAGACTTCACGGGACAGATCGGCGACCCTTCGGGCCGCTCGGACACCCGCCCGCCGCTGACGCCGGAACAGATCCTGGAAAACGCCGAGACCTACAAGAAGCAGGTCTTCAAGATCCTGGATCCGGAAAAGACCGAGGTAGATTTCAACTCGCGCTGGATGAACGCCTTTTCCGCCGCGGACTTCGTGCGCCTGGCCTCGCGCTACACCGTGGCCCGCATGCTGGAGCGCGACGACTTCGAAAAGCGTTACCGCGACGGGCGGCCCATCGCCATCCACGAATTCCTGTACCCGCTGGTGCAGGGGTACGATTCCGTGGCCCTGCGCGCCGACGTGGAACTGGGCGGCACCGACCAGAAATTCAACCTGCTCGTGGGGCGCACCCTGCAATCCCAGTACGGGCAGGAGCCGCAGTGCATCCTTACCGTGCCCCTGCTTGAAGGGCTGGACGGCGTGAAGAAGATGTCGAAGTCCCTCGGCAACTACGTGGGCATCGACGAGCCGCCGTCCGACATGTTCGGCAAGATCATGTCCGTGTCCGACGACCTGATGTGGCGGTACTACGAACTCGTCTCCGCCCGCTCGCTGGACGACATCGCGGACATGAAGCGCCGCGTGCAGGCCGGCGAGGCGCACCCCAAGGCGGTGAAGGAAGACCTGGCCTTCGAGATCACCGCCCGCTACCACGGCGACGACAAGGCCGCCGAGGCCCGGCAGGGCTTCAACGCCGTGTTCGCAGGCGGCGGCGTGCCAGACGATGCGCCCGAACACTCCTGCCCCCAGGGCGAGGACAGTACCCCGCCGGTGTTCCTGGAAGCGGCGGGGCTGGTCAAGTCGCGCGGCGAGGCCAAGCGGCTGATCAAGGAAGGCGCCCTGTCCGTGGACGGCGTGCGCTGCGATGACGCCATGGCCCCGCTGGCCCCCGGCAGCTACGTGGTCAAGCTGGGCAAGAAGCGCTTCCTGCGCCTGACCGTGACGGGGTAG